A single genomic interval of Pseudochaenichthys georgianus chromosome 3, fPseGeo1.2, whole genome shotgun sequence harbors:
- the cdkn2aip gene encoding CDKN2A-interacting protein: MAGEKSEEDTVSEYLGQNPELAQWVDTFRSYSESNKQWVARREFLLRNMEAFPTLEHGVPSSSLDRLLSLSMVWANNVFLGCCYPQAVMDKIKEMGDGVVVQDAPVHKTTKDGIQGRGKRSATTEGESDSGGKRAKSSRKSGPLPQAPAEHQPFFNRLYKAVAWKLVSAGGFGPNLDHFEILRSCVESCKETMACVYVPLKDITGLPAGRTQKEGHVCEIRCQTVYIGTGYGRDEAAAKAMASKEALKVFQGRKVTVKICKRKYNGKDVEDLVLLDEQPRSPGFPPALSYPFQDEQLEEGSS; encoded by the exons ATGGCGGGGGAGAAGAGCGAAGAGGACACCGTTTCAGAGTACCTGGGCCAGAACCCCGAGCTGGCCCAATGGGTCGACACTTTCAGGAGCTACTCCGAGAGCAACAAACAGTGGGTAGCTCGTAGAGAGTTCTTACTTAGAAACATGGAGGCTTTCCCCACATTGGAACACGGAGTCCCCAGCAGCAGTCTGGACAGGCTGCTCTCTCTGTCCATGGTCTGGGCCAACAACGTTTTCCTGGGCTGCTG CTATCCACAGGCAGTAATGGACAAGATCAAGGAGATGGGTGATGGGGTAGTTGTCCAAGATGCCCCAGTTCATAAAACGACAAAAGATGGAATCCAGGGCAGAGGAAAGCGGAGTGCCACAACTG AGGGTGAATCTGACAGCGGTGGGAAGAGAGCGAAATCCTCGAGGAAATCAGGCCCTCTTCCACAGGCTCCAGCAGAGCACCAGCCCTTCTTTAACCGCCTCTACAAGGCAGTGGCGTGGAAGCTGGTGTCCGCGGGGGGCTTCGGTCCAAACTTGGACCATTTTGAAATACTTCGTAGCTGTGTGGAGTCATGTAAAGAGACCATGGCCTGTGTGTACGTGCCACTGAAGGACATCACTGGCCTCCCTGCAGGGCGCACACAGAAAGAAGGCCATGTGTGTGAGATTCGCTGTCAGACTGTTTACATAGGGACAGGATACGGGCGCGACGAGGCCGCCGCCAAGGCCATGGCTTCCAAAGAGGCCCTAAAAGTCTTTCAGGGGCGCAAGGTGACAGTAAAGATCTGCAAACGGAAATACAATGGGAAAGATGTGGAGGATTTGGTGTTGTTGGACGAGCAGCCTCGGAGTCCGGGCTTTCCCCCCGCACTCAGCTACCCCTTTCAGGACGAGCAGCTGGAAGAAGGGTCTTCATAG
- the cart3 gene encoding cocaine- and amphetamine-regulated transcript protein-like, which translates to MLPHIGTMQTTSSLLSEALLCALLLLSSTRGAEVLDTESEEELSPRALRDFYPKGPNLTSEKQLLGALHEVLEKLQAKRLPSWEKKFGQVPTCDIGEQCAVRKGARIGKMCDCPRGAFCNFFLLKCL; encoded by the exons ATGCTGCCTCACATCGGGACCATGCAGACCACCTCCAGCCTGCTGAGCGAGGCGCTGCTCTGCgcactgctgctgctctccagcACCAGAGGAGCCGAAGTGTTGGACACCGAGTCCGAAGAGGAGCTGAGCCCCAGAGCTCTGCGGGACTTCTACCCCAAAGGTCCGAACCTGACCAGTGAGAAGCAGCTG CTTGGAGCTCTCCATGAAgttctggaaaagctgcaggcTAAACGACTGCCTTCATGGGAAAAGAAATTTGGCCAAGTCCCAACG TGTGATATCGGGGAGCAGTGCGCCGTGCGTAAAGGCGCTCGGATCGGCAAGATGTGCGACTGTCCCCGGGGAGCTTTCTGCAACTTTTTCCTGCTAAAGTGCTTATGA